In a genomic window of Sulfurisphaera tokodaii str. 7:
- a CDS encoding DUF998 domain-containing protein, with the protein MDRIKISGYMILIGISQFLLLMIIAEILYPNYSVKYNYISDLGVGRTAIIFNTSIVVMGILVMLGSLLLRTYYYPLLFLIGLGSAIVGIFPETTGLPHLIGALLAFLFGGISAILTSIRRNYFWTVLGLITLISLVLYVLKDYGPLGPGGMERMIVYPEIIWGISFATYLTNKT; encoded by the coding sequence ATGGACAGAATAAAAATATCGGGATACATGATTCTTATTGGTATATCACAATTTTTGTTGCTTATGATAATAGCAGAAATCTTATACCCAAATTATTCTGTAAAATATAACTATATAAGTGATCTAGGAGTTGGTAGAACCGCAATCATATTCAATACTTCTATTGTAGTTATGGGCATTCTGGTTATGTTAGGTTCATTGCTACTAAGGACATACTATTACCCTTTGTTATTTTTAATCGGTTTGGGTTCCGCAATAGTCGGAATTTTCCCCGAAACTACTGGGTTACCTCACCTAATTGGGGCACTTTTAGCTTTTCTCTTTGGCGGAATAAGTGCTATATTAACCTCGATAAGGAGAAACTATTTTTGGACTGTATTAGGATTAATAACTCTGATTTCTTTAGTTCTATACGTGTTAAAAGATTACGGACCTTTAGGACCAGGTGGAATGGAAAGGATGATAGTATATCCAGAAATTATCTGGGGAATAAGTTTCGCTACTTACTTAACAAACAAAACCTAA
- a CDS encoding clan AA aspartic protease, producing the protein MDFELEIEGVKVKAKIDTGFDEEMIVTKEIFDMIPYDPSDGPRICTASMECYSTFVKLANTKFLGKVIIAEVLNSPFIEKNIIGEKLLRKVGAIINYKNSKVEDT; encoded by the coding sequence AATTGAGGGCGTAAAAGTCAAGGCTAAAATTGACACAGGTTTTGATGAGGAGATGATTGTAACTAAGGAAATTTTCGACATGATACCGTACGATCCTTCTGATGGACCAAGAATTTGTACTGCTTCTATGGAATGTTACTCTACCTTCGTAAAGTTGGCCAATACTAAATTTCTTGGAAAAGTTATCATAGCTGAAGTTCTCAACTCCCCTTTCATAGAGAAGAATATAATAGGAGAGAAGCTTCTAAGAAAGGTAGGCGCTATTATAAACTATAAAAATAGTAAGGTAGAAGATACCTGA